From Pseudorasbora parva isolate DD20220531a chromosome 14, ASM2467924v1, whole genome shotgun sequence:
CTAATAAAACTCCATATCAACAACACCAGAacgtgcatttttacatatttttgaccattcaaacccaaacaATAATCCGCTGATTCGCGATCACATGTTATTTGAAAGGCGTGCGCacgcttcaggtcagagtccggcTCGAGCAAGTCCCGCGCTGCGCTTTATTTTCTCATGCGCGCATATTTCTGTACACAtgtcctgacacctgctgtgACACATCCACacaaattaagaaatacagctcatattaGCGCCGTCCTCCTCATATTAGTACCGGTACTAATACAAttccatatcgtaccgtttgtaatagcagggtattgcaatacttttctagtgatggtatatcgtgcaacactacTAACAATTCACTTAAAACATGACTCCACAGATGCCATTTTGTGTTGTTCTTTGAATCATACTACTGCGTGTCCACACTAACCATGGCAGGGTGTCTGTTGCTCAGGGGCAGTCCCGGGTTGGCGAAGGCCTGAGGGAGACCCCCCATGGATCCACTGGATGTGGAGACGGCATTCAGAAGGCTATGCATTTCGGCATGGGCTCCAGGAATTCCCGGGGCCTGACCCACCGCATGACTTCGGAGCACGTGAATGGCTTCTTCTAGTCTGTCTTCCATTTTGTTCTGCTGTGgaccaaatatttatttatatttttgtattattttttatatttttttatttatatttaccttaaagaatatattaaattatatattgagTATTTAACAAAAGCAACTTGCATTggcaaatgttaaaataagtaatgtgcatctttgtttcatctcaagatgcacaccagtaatgtgattttttttttctaaggcaaaAGCTACTTAAacgtcctaattgaactaaggcctaatcctgtcttaatctaagccctgcctgtgaaaccaggccataCAGTATTTAATAATAATGGGAATGTTGAAAAGGGATCTTTTTAAGCTTACCAGTGCATGTAGTCCACCCTCATAGTTAGGAGACAGAGCCGTCTGGCCAGAAGCTCTTGACCACTGTGCTGCACCTGCTGAGGAGAACATGATACAAAGCCTTAGTGTGAAAGATGAGGAATACTACTGTGACACAAGATGGCGCTCTAGAGCTTCACATTCACATTTACACCTCGACCTACACAAAGCCCATCAATCTAAAGGGAATGATTTATGATTCTTCAGGCTGCTTCTTCTGCATACACGTATTTGTCTTGGTATCCATCAACACAAACAGATCTAATGAACCGGATCTACCTTTGACAGAAAAAGACAGCGTATCTTACTTGCAATACCCTGAGGGGAGCCCACAGGAGTGGAAGGAGTGGAGGAGAAGTTGTTGCTGTTGTGGTCCGAAGGGTAGATCTGTCAATCAAAAACAGATGGAACATGACTAAATTTGAAGCCAAGCACATCTCCAACTACATggctactaataataatttgtaatgAAAGGATCATTGAAAGCCTGAATAATGCTATCTGTCTTTGACTTCACATGGCCAAATGCTCTTTCATGGTGATTAATGGAAGCTCACTCACCGAAGCAAGAGCTTTTCCGATCTCATCACCTGAGCTGCTTGCGACTGTGCCTCTATTGGCTGTGGGAGTGAATGAGAGAACTTATTAACTTAATTTATTACATCAATGTCATGTCTACTCAGCTGGATTCATAATTTGCTAATCTGCTAAAAATGACCATTCAAAATCTAAATGAAAGATTGAAGACCATTTTCTTCTAAATTATACTTCAAGTTTAGACTAGTCTTAGACCAAAATTGATTTCACAAGAAGAATCAACTTTAAGATCCAATCTGAACCCAATTACAAGCTCATTTCACAACCTAGaagacattaaattaaaaagatGAAGGTAATTTACCCAAAATGCTGTCTGATCCATTCATGGAGGATGAGTGGCTATAGGCTGCGGAGCCCGAATGGAAACCATTGACGTCTGCTCCATGCAGAGGATAGTTCTGTAGAGAGAAACACAGTGACTGGAGCTTCTGGAATGAGTCACAATTTACTAAATCTTCAAAACATTCAGAGGACATACCATCCTGTCTTGTGCGTTTATCGCCGAGAAAGAGCCAGGCTGGTTGATGTGTGGCGAATTCCCCAGCATAGCTGTGTATCCTGACTGACCTAAGGGTCCAGAGGGGGCCCAGGGGTCCGAAGAGGAGTGTAGGCCCTCTGCAAACACAAAGGCAGATGGGAAGGATCAATACCAGTCAACTTGTGCAGACATGCTATTATAATCCACAAAAACATTTGTCTTTGTGCGTGTTTCTaatttcaaacaaacaaaactacAAGATAAATGCTTAGTCATTAATAATCTGTTTGCAAGATGTCTGCGTGAACATAATATGTACCAATTATATCGTGGAGATTGGGTTTTTAGAAGTGGCACAGACTTCTGCATAATTGTATTTCCCCATGTACACACCTTGCATGTAAAAGGATCCTGGGTACACAGAGCCAGGTTTGGAGCCCGGGTAGGCAGCACCGTCACGGATATAGTCATCACCAGAGGTGGCAGCATAGACCTGCATTTATAAACAAGGTAGATGAAGGACataaagaaacaaacatttgTATAGTAACAGGCTTCATATAGACAAAAAAACAAGGCAAATCGCTTGCACATGAATGCACAATTTGGTATGGAGCCCATGAAGCTGGCAAGCACTTTGTGATTTTCGGTACAAATGACGTGTACGCGTGTTTCCATAGTGCCCCCTCAGATAAAGTGGCAGGGACAGAGAAcagagcatgctgggaaatgCGCCACGGCCATCTCATGGCACAGTCGGCGCTTCCTCTCGCACTCCCATGAGCCAAAAAAGGAGAGGGAGGACAGCTACAGGGAGCACTATCACTAAGAGTGAGTCCAAATCAAGCTAACCACACTGGGTAATGACATCTTTCATAACACTGCTATGGAAAAAACAGGtacttgttttgttttcaataataataataacataaataaattatactATATATATCTTTCAAAGGAAGCCTTAAAATGGAACCAAATGACGATCGGAGACTCATCTGAATTCAGGAGCCGCGAGGCATGCGTCCATACAGTGTATTCGCCAACAAGCACGTTTTAACATGTATGATTTGTATGTTTGTCTGTATGTGCGCATACATGAGCGAGTGTTTGGGAGGGAGGGGGCGCCGGCGGGCGGGTGGGTCTAGGGCCAGTGGAGAATACAAATCCAGCAAAGCGATATTTCTCTTTTGCCTGTAATTTGATTTAACAGGGAGAAGTGGGATGGGAATGGAGAGATGCACTTCTAATTACAGAGCCATCTGCCTACTCCTGGAGCCCGTCCAACTCCACAGGCAGCTGGGCTGAAGAGGGGAGGGGTGAGAACAGTGGGGGGAGAGGTCTAGCTGAAGAAGTGGTAGGAGTGGAGCAAAATAGACTGGTCGATTATGTAGAAACCACATAAAAGAACAAACAAGGGAGGGGAAAAAACCTGCGAATGGCCCTCTTCTCTGAAGTTCACTAGGAAACACATCCTCACAATGATTTGTTGATGCACTTGAGAAGATCAAGGCAAGCCCGGACAAGTTAAGGATCAATATCCTGTACTGCTAAGCCAAAGTTGAATTTAAACATACACAAACGCACATACAAACATAcctacacacatacatacgccATAATAATGAAAGTGTTATAATGCTGTGGCGGCACAAGAGGAAGTTATACTGAGCCATAGAGTGGGATTCAGCAGAAGCTAGAACCCTAGCTCCTCAGCAGCCATTAATCTGAGCTAAGACAAGCGaaagagcgagagcgagagagagagagagagagagagagagagagagagagagagagagtacacaagagagggagaaagtacgagagagagagagagagagtacgagagagagagagagagagtacgagagagagagagagagagagagagagagagagagagagagagagagagagagagagagagagagagagagatgcaatGAGACTCACAACTGGGTCACTTTGGAAGAGGGGGAGGATAAGGTCTAGCATGGGCAAATCTGTAGGATCGTGTTTGGGGAGAGGGTTTTAGAGGGCAAAGTGTTGAGCTAATGTGGATTTAGACTATGAAACAACAGTTATGCGTCCCATTACTCAAAGGAAGTGGTTTGGAAAGGGGTCTTGCTACTTGCATATTTTTACAAGTTAACACCGACTTGCAATAGTCAAAAGTTCAGAAATATTATAAACCTTAGTCATGGAAGAAGTCTTTATTTTGAAGGCAAATTAAAACACATACTGACTGTTCAATCAAAAGTCTGTCCACTGGAATGTTTTTGTTAGGATGTTATGTTGGCTAAACGATAGACAACAATAGAATCTTTTAGGAGGATCACCGTATTTTTCTTGTTTGTTCATGCCATATTAAATAAACTACTGGATGGCTACCTCTTTCAGGCGGCATGTTAACTATTCTAAACTCTGTAGGAAGGTGCTCCTCCATGAACACCCATCATCTATAGGCTTTGGGACTAATGTCAAACCATTTCAGATGCCACAAATACCTGAAGTCAACTCTAGAAGTTCCTCTAATGGACACTATATAATTCTTACATACTTAAGCTCTTATGGTAAGCTCTTCTGCAATTGCTAAAGAGCAGAATTTTGCCGATTTAACATCTATGCAATTCCTgacaattaaaaacattaaggCCTGGTTTCACCGACAGgacttagattaagccaggattaggccttagatGTAATTAGGACATGCAAGTAGCTTTTACGTGCCATAGAAACAAAAACATTACTGTTGTGCATCTTGATGCAAAACAATGACACTGACATATTTAAGTTGATTTCagataaaacagctcaaacatgcattttagtctgggactaagCTTAAGCCTTGTCTATGAAACCAGGGGTAAATCTTCAAATTGAGATCGCAATGAAAAACATCAGTAAGAAAGAATATTTCAGAAAGGTCACTCACTGAAGATGGCAGTCCTGGCGGTTTCCTGATCTTTTTTGGTTGGGGATCTTTGAAAAGATTAAAACAGACATGTTACTCTTTTCCTTTGAATATTCACTGATCCAACAGGTCTAGTAAGTGATGGATGTTCTTTACCCATGCCTCCATCTGAGGGGCGTCTCCGGGGGTTGTTGGGGTATGAAGGGTAGAATTGTGAGCCTGACTTCAGACCGGATGGGGACATGGCATCTGCAGAAGGCATGGCGATGTCTGAGGGCAAGAACCCCGGCTTATAGGGAAAAACAGATTGGCAGGTTTGGGTCAAAAGTGGATGATATCAAGAAGGCACTTTCAAGAGTTGCTCATGAGTCAACTTACCTGGCCCCCAAAGGAAGAGTATGGGCCCCTTTCATTCTTACCTACAAGTAAAAAAACAGTGGGTGTTGTTAAATACATATGTGCAAAAGTTAATTAAAATCAAATTGACTTCTGAGAATGAATCATCTTGCTGAGGCCAAAGAGGAGCTCATTTACCTTGAGCAACCTCGAGGCAACCTATGGCGCAGTTTCTACATCAGCAGCCTTGAGATCAACAAACCAAACATTGGTAAAACTCACCACTAATCCCTGTGCCAAGGAATGGGGAAGATAGTCCGTCATGTTCATTGAAGTGCGAGCCCTCTGCATAGCTCTGGAAAAGCAAAAACAGAAGCAGGTCAAAACTATAAAACATGCCCCAACAACACCTTTAGACGGCCAACAAGGCAATGGGTTTGCCCGTACCTGGTTAAAAGATGGACTGTTTTGATCTCCGGCAGCCCAAGTACTACTGCGCTCTTCCATACCTACAAAGCAATTGATCACAAGCTGTCAGACCAACTCTCCAATTCTGGCATGCGCTAAACCTTCACATCAAGATCCTTCTTAATTCTCCGTTCATGCATTAAGGCCATTGGACATTTGGCGGCTGGTTCTCGGTGCTTGTCAGACAGTCTCTGGATCTCATCCAAAACCATCACACCACACTAATATCCATGTCATTCAGCAAGCCTCAACATCACTGACCATAAAGGGAGCATTCATTCAGTCACTGGATCTCATTAAGACAAGTTGGGGGGAGGAATATCACGGCAAGCAGAACAAAAACAGGCTGATCAAAGAATTGCGAAATTAGCATCATTGTACAATTGGGAGTGGAGACCCATAGGGACAACACAGGTCTCAGTACAAGGCACACAGGATATGTAGCATGTATAAAAGGTTCTCCTTATTGCCATCAATATGCTTTATATGTAGAAATATGGATATGCAAAAACATTGCGGAAACGTTTTAAAGTGTACTGGAGCAGAAATTCCTCATAAAGCATTCCCCTCTGCCTCCTGTCTTATGCCTTAATGCAAAGCTCTCCAAAGACACATGGCTTAATTGCATGCTGATTTGCATAATTGTGCATATTAATGCAGTTGGTTTATGAATATTCATATTCtccttttgatttttttttaggtctAATTAAAAATGTGTGAGAGAAGAGGGGGTCTCAGCCAGAGCGGCCACTGAAGGCTGAGCATGAGTGATGAAGCTAACAAAGCAGAGCAAATAGCGACATCCACGCTGACAGCCGTGATCTATGGAGCCCACGCAGGCAGCATGGGAAATGAAGTGGGcactgactgagtgagtgaaagAATCTCCCTGGCAGTATCATCTTATGTGGG
This genomic window contains:
- the tcf3b gene encoding transcription factor 3b isoform X1; translation: MNEAHQRMATVGTDKELSDLLDFSAMFAPPVANGKNRPTTLASSQFGGSGMEERSSTWAAGDQNSPSFNQSYAEGSHFNEHDGLSSPFLGTGISGKNERGPYSSFGGQPGFLPSDIAMPSADAMSPSGLKSGSQFYPSYPNNPRRRPSDGGMDPQPKKIRKPPGLPSSVYAATSGDDYIRDGAAYPGSKPGSVYPGSFYMQEGLHSSSDPWAPSGPLGQSGYTAMLGNSPHINQPGSFSAINAQDRMNYPLHGADVNGFHSGSAAYSHSSSMNGSDSILANRGTVASSSGDEIGKALASIYPSDHNSNNFSSTPSTPVGSPQGIATGAAQWSRASGQTALSPNYEGGLHALQNKMEDRLEEAIHVLRSHAVGQAPGIPGAHAEMHSLLNAVSTSSGSMGGLPQAFANPGLPLSNRHPAMAGSHHDDHACLPPSSTLLQSAHASGTPQPGGAPEGFNTSGLPGGLAHATHSSNKSDIKSEDKEDDENSSVADKSEEEKKESKQSRTRPRKEVFTHQVLSSLSDQGEDLDNEDDEDLPPELKVEREKERRVANNARERLRVRDINEAFKELGRMCQLHLSNDKPQTKLLILHQAVNVILNLEQQVRERNLNPKAACLKRREEEKVSGVVGDTQMQLSSGPHQGLGGDGRNSVSHM
- the tcf3b gene encoding transcription factor 3b isoform X2 — encoded protein: MNEAHQRMATVGTDKELSDLLDFSAMFAPPVANGKNRPTTLASSQFGGSGMEERSSTWAAGDQNSPSFNQSYAEGSHFNEHDGLSSPFLGTGISGKNERGPYSSFGGQPGFLPSDIAMPSADAMSPSGLKSGSQFYPSYPNNPRRRPSDGGMDPQPKKIRKPPGLPSSVYAATSGDDYIRDGAAYPGSKPGSVYPGSFYMQEGLHSSSDPWAPSGPLGQSGYTAMLGNSPHINQPGSFSAINAQDRMNYPLHGADVNGFHSGSAAYSHSSSMNGSDSILANRGTVASSSGDEIGKALASIYPSDHNSNNFSSTPSTPVGSPQGIATGAAQWSRASGQTALSPNYEGGLHALNKMEDRLEEAIHVLRSHAVGQAPGIPGAHAEMHSLLNAVSTSSGSMGGLPQAFANPGLPLSNRHPAMAGSHHDDHACLPPSSTLLQSAHASGTPQPGGAPEGFNTSGLPGGLAHATHSSNKSDIKSEDKEDDENSSVADKSEEEKKESKQSRTRPRKEVFTHQVLSSLSDQGEDLDNEDDEDLPPELKVEREKERRVANNARERLRVRDINEAFKELGRMCQLHLSNDKPQTKLLILHQAVNVILNLEQQVRERNLNPKAACLKRREEEKVSGVVGDTQMQLSSGPHQGLGGDGRNSVSHM
- the tcf3b gene encoding transcription factor 3b isoform X3, which encodes MFAPPVANGKNRPTTLASSQFGGSGMEERSSTWAAGDQNSPSFNQSYAEGSHFNEHDGLSSPFLGTGISGKNERGPYSSFGGQPGFLPSDIAMPSADAMSPSGLKSGSQFYPSYPNNPRRRPSDGGMDPQPKKIRKPPGLPSSVYAATSGDDYIRDGAAYPGSKPGSVYPGSFYMQEGLHSSSDPWAPSGPLGQSGYTAMLGNSPHINQPGSFSAINAQDRMNYPLHGADVNGFHSGSAAYSHSSSMNGSDSILANRGTVASSSGDEIGKALASIYPSDHNSNNFSSTPSTPVGSPQGIATGAAQWSRASGQTALSPNYEGGLHALQNKMEDRLEEAIHVLRSHAVGQAPGIPGAHAEMHSLLNAVSTSSGSMGGLPQAFANPGLPLSNRHPAMAGSHHDDHACLPPSSTLLQSAHASGTPQPGGAPEGFNTSGLPGGLAHATHSSNKSDIKSEDKEDDENSSVADKSEEEKKESKQSRTRPRKEVFTHQVLSSLSDQGEDLDNEDDEDLPPELKVEREKERRVANNARERLRVRDINEAFKELGRMCQLHLSNDKPQTKLLILHQAVNVILNLEQQVRERNLNPKAACLKRREEEKVSGVVGDTQMQLSSGPHQGLGGDGRNSVSHM